In Vibrio mangrovi, the DNA window ATAAATCAGGGTATTTCGACGAAATTGCTACCATTTCTCGATAAACAACCATTTTATTTGATAAAAATAACATTAATAGATAGGTTATTATATGACCTATCTACCAAAATAAATTGTTGTCGTGGCGGACATGACTATATGAGCCATTATGAAAGAAGATAACGGATAACATTCTGGAATAATAATAACAAGCACCTCACCCGAGTGCTTGGAGGTAAACGTCATGTCGATGCTAAGAAATATGAAAGTTAGCCTGAAACTAGCTTGTCTGGTTTTTGTCGCAATCATCGGTTTTATTGTATTACTTGTTATTGCAGACCAAACACTGAAAAGAAACTTGCTTCATGAAAAAGAACAACGAATGTCTGCCGTCGTTGAGTCTGTAATTTCTCAAATCACTCACCTTGACCAAACACTCCCTCTGGAAGAAGCACAAAAACAAGCCAAAATAGTTCTTAACTCGATTCGTTTCGATAACGGCAACTATTTATTTACGATCAATAAATCAAGGTATGTGATCGTGCACCCGTTGAAACCACAGTTGAATGGGAAACAAATGGGTCAGCCCAATAATCCGGCAGATAAACGCTGGTTTGACTTTGTAGAAGCGGGTCAGAAACCAAATGGTGGTATGGTACTTTACCGTTTCGAAAATTTAGATGGCAAAATGGCCGATAAGCTTTCCTATCTGAATAACTATGCTCCCTGGGGCTGGATTATCGGTTCAGGGATGCTTGTCGCAGACATTGATGAAGAAATATTCTCACAACTGATCAAAATGGGGCTTTCTACACTGGCAATTGTCATCGCGATGATCATACTCGGGGCAATTATTTCCCGTGCGATTGTCCTTCCGCTAGATAAAATTAAAGATGCGATGCGCCATGTCGTTAATGGCGACATGACCGTTGAGATTCCTATTAGCGGAAAAGATGAGATTGGCATTCTTGCCCAGCGAATCAATGAAAGTATCAGTGCGGTCCGGACTGCTTTATATGAATCGGTCACCTCTGCGAAACAACTCTCTGAGGCGGCAAACCGAATTGCTGCTTCTGCTGAAGATACCAGTCAGGCCGTGAGTTCTCAGAGAGACCAACTGACTCAGATAGCTACCGCGATGAATGAGATGAGTGCAACTGTCGCTGATGTAGCCAATCATGCAGAGTCGACCGCAAAAGATACGATAGAAGCAAGTCAGGAGGCAGGATTGGGCGATAAGGATGTCTCATCCAGTGTTGATAGCATTAAATTACTCTCTAAAGAGCTGGAAGTTGCTTCGGATCGGGTCAATAAACTGAAAGAAGGCGTCATGGAAATCAGTGAAGTGACTTCAGTTATTAGCGGAATTTCCGAACAAACCAATCTTCTGGCTCTGAATGCTGCCATAGAAGCTGCCCGGGCAGGAGAACAGGGACGTGGTTTTGCCGTCGTTGCCGATGAAGTTCGCAATCTGGCCAGCCGTACCAACCAGTCCACCGAAGAAATTCAGAGTACAATTAACCGCCTGCAACAGTTAGCTGTCAGTACAGCGGATGCCATGCAGAAGAGTCAGGATCTTGCATACAACAGCGTACAATGTGCAGAAGGATCCGGCAGCGACCTAAAATTAATCGTCAACCATATCCAGCATATCAGCGATAAATCTGCACAAATTGCAACTGCAGCAGAAGAACAGAGTGCAGTTGCCGAAGAGATGAATCGCAATATTTCAGGGATCAACGATGCGGCTCTGGAAATGTCCAGTTCAGCAACAACACTCGCCAGAGAAAGCGAAAACTTAGCTGGCATGTCCCGGCAACTGGATGACAAATTGATGATGTTCAAACTCTGAGAATTTCTCAGCAGCCACAGCTCTAAAAAAGCCCGGTACGATGACCGGGCTTTGCTGGATTACTGAACACACCACTGAGACAATGAACGTTTAAAATCAGCATAATCAAATTCGTTGAGTTTTTGCACCTCACCACTGCTACGCTCACAATATACCGAAGGCATACGCAAGCCATTGAACCAGTTCAGTTTCACCATGGTATAACCTGCACTATCCACTAAATGAAGCTTCTGACCGATTTCCAGTGGCTGATCAAACTTCGCAATACAGAATTGATCACCAGCCAGACATGAGCAGGAACCAATGACATATTCGTATGAGCCATTTTCACTACTTTCATAAACCGATGCCGGTTCATTGTAGATTAATGTATCCAGCCGATGAGCTTCGGTTGCAGAATCCACGATGGCTGTTGTCATCTCGTTTTCAACAATATCAACCACTGTGACAACCAGATCGGTTGTTTGGGTGATAATCGCTTCTCCCGGCTCAAGATATAATTGCACTTGATGTTTCCCGGAAAACTCTTTGAGAGCCTGCCCCAGTTTCTCAACATCGTATCCCGGCCAGGTAAAGAAGACTCCACCGCCAAGACTGACCCACTTGAGACGATCCAGATATTCACCAAACTGTTGGGAAATAGCATCTAAGAGACGAATAAATGCATCAACATCTTTGTTTTCACAATTCATGTGAAACATAGCGCCATCAATTGAATCGAAAACTGCCGGGTCAAGATGATCGGCCTGAACACCCAACCGGGAAAACTGACGCGCCGGATTTGCTAAATCCTGGCCAGCATAGCTCACTCCCGGATTCAGACGCAGACCCAATGAAGCCTTCTCTTCAACCAGATGGCGATAGGCCGCTAATTGCGATTGTGAATTAAAAATCATCTTGTCACAGATATCTGCGACAGCTTTTACATCATCTTCGCTGTAACCGACGCTATAAGCATGGGTTTCTCCGCCAAATGTTTCGTAGCCCAGCTGAACTTCATAAGGGCCAGAGCTTGTTGTACCGTCCAGATAGGGCTTGATAATGTCAAACACTCCCCACGTGGAAAAGCATTTGAGCGCAAGAACCAGCTTCACACCGGAAATTTCCTTCAGATGTTGAGCAATTTCAAGATTACGAATCAATTTAGATTCATCAATCATAAAATAGGGTGTTTTTAATTCACTTTTTTGCATGACTTAACTTACCGATTTATCGTGTTCACCATGTTGAACCCATCAAATCTCATATCCGGACCAAGCCATATAAAAGAGGATCATCTCTGGCATTGAATGGCCAGAGTGCGCCGCTAAAAAACAGCCATAACATCAAATGCTACGGCTGTCTGATAAGCTTGACTTTTATCGTTCGGTTACAAGATATCGTCAGGACGATTATTTCAGAATCTGAATTTCAGGCTGCCTGACTTCCAGTTCCTGCATGTCCCAATCCAAACCAATTTGTGGCATGGTTTTCAGGAATGGATCCGGATCCAGCTGTTCCATATTGAACACACCAGGTTCGGCCCATTGTTTCTGGAAGAACTGAATTGCAGCAGTAATCGCAGGAACACCCGTTGTATAAGAAATTGCCTGATGTTCAACATCATGGTAGGCAACTTCGTGGTCAGCGATGTTATACAGAAAAACACTCCGTTCTTCCCCGCCTTTTTTCCCCTGAACCCAGGTGCCGATACAGGTATTACCTTTGTATCCCGGAGCTAAAGAGGTTGGATCTGGCAGCAATGCTTTCAATACATGTAATGGCTGAACTTCTCTGCCATCAGGCAATGTTACAGGGTCAGGGCTCAACAGACCGATATCACGCATCACATTGAAGTAATTCAGATAACGATCACCAAATCCCATCCAGAACTCGATTCGTTTTGCCGGGATAAACTCTTTCAATGAGCGAACTTCATCATGAGCCATCGAGTAAACTTTGTGTCTGCCCACTACAGGAAAATCAAATTCATGCATCCGTGTATGGCAGCCTACCTGTTTCCACTCATTGTTATCCCAGTAAAACGAATCCCCCTGAATTTCCAGCATATTCGTTTCCGGGTCAAAGTTAGTCGCAAACTTTTTCCCGTGATCGCCAGCATTCACATCCATGACATCAATACTGTCAATCTCATCAAAGAGATGTTTCACGGCGTAAGCGGCAAATACACTCACCACTCCGGGATCAAAACCGGCTCCCAGAATACCTGTAATACCGGCTTCTTTAAATTTGTCACGGTATCCCCACTGCCAATCGTAGGCTTCAGGGACCTGCTGACCTTCAGAGCAAAGATCAACCGCAACAGAAGTATCCAGATAGGAAACTTTGGCCCGATAGCAGGCTTCCATCACATGGATGTTGACCCACGGAGGGCCAACATTAATGACTAAATCAGGCTGAACCTCGTGAATTAACGCGACCAGAGAATCAATATCGTCAGCGTTGACTTCACGAGCTTCTAACTTCTTTTGCGTATCTTTCAGATTTCCTTTACGACGCACCGATTCGATAATCTTTTCGCACTTGGTTATTGTCCGGGATGCAATCGTAATATCACCTAAAATATCGTTGTTCTGGGCTGCCTTATGGGCAACAACCCAACCAACACCTCCTGCTCCAATTTGTAAAATTGACATAGTCCTATTACCTTAATTATCCGACTAGTTCGCTGGTTAGCTGTGTGATTTTCTCCATTAACGATTCAAAATCGCTGATGTCTAAACATGGATTCAAAATTGTCAGTTTCATAGCGGTCTGACCGTTTATCACGGTTTCGCCAAGTACTGCAACACCTCTGGTTAACGCCTCAAGACGTACCTTCTGGTTCAACGCATCCAGATCAGTCACTGCTGGATGTACTGCGCGGAACAAAACTGTAGACAATGATGGCTGAGATAACAACTCATATCCCGGATCATTATCAATCAACTGTGCGACCTGTTGTGTTTGCTGGATTAAGTGATCATACATCTCACCCAATGCAACAGGCCCGACACTTTGCATCGTCATATAGACTTTCAAAGCGTCAAAACGTCTGGTGGTTGAAAGCGATTTATCGACCAGATTCGGCAATGTGTCGTGCTCCCGGTTCAGATAATCTGCATGATGCAGCAGATATTTGAAGTCTGCTTTATCCTTCACCAGGAATGCACCACAACTAATTGTTTGATAGAACAATTTATGAAAATCAACCGTAATTGAACGAGCACGTTCGATACCACTTAAACGCTCAGCATGACTACTCAGGATAAGAGCTCCACCATAAGCACTGTCGACATGCATCCATAGACCATGCTGTTCAGCAACATCAGCAATGGTATGCAGATCATCAATTGCGCCATGATCGGTCGTCCCTGCTGTCCCCACGACAGCAAACGGAATCAGACCTTCAGCCTTTGCCTGCTCGATTACGCCAGCCAGTCTGGACGCATCCATAGTCCCGTTTGGTAAGGTATCAACGGTCAGAACCGCTTTCTCTCCCAACCCCATCCAATATGCTGACTTTTGTACGGTAAAGTGGGCATTTTCAGAACACACAATCCGTAATTTATCAGCATAATCAGGCAAGCCCAGCTTCTGAATCGAGTGGCCGCTCAGTTTATCTGCAATCCAGTCCCGGGCCAGTTGTAAGCCCATCTGGTTGCTTTGAGTACCGCCGCTGGTGAAAACACCATCAGCTAAATCCCCTAGCCGGTACTTGGTACACATCCAGTCAATAACACGCTGCTCAACATAAGTAGCTGCCGACGACTGATCCCAGGAATCCATTGATTGATTCAATGCACCAATCATGGCCTCTGCTGCAACGGAGGACAGCAGCGGCGGCGTATGCAAATGTGCAATACAGTTCGGGTGTTGCACAATAATTGAGTTTTTGGCAACCAATTCTGCTGTATCAGAAATAACATCGGTCAACAGTGCATTTTTATGATCTAAATCTACGGCATAAATCGCTTGTTCCAGTTGCAAAGGATCCATACCGGAATATGGCGCCTGAACAGCGTCAAAGATTGACTTCATTGCAGCCGTTGTATGATTCATGACCTTTGAAAATTGCTGACTTCCCTGATAACCGGTATGGATAAAATGCTTTTTCCATGCAGCCTGATTCTCTGCTTCCGGAACTTTTTCACCACCACCGGCAGCCAGAATCGCTTCTTCCAGAACACGGAGTGCAAAATCAATCTGTTCATAAGAAATAATGATCGGTGGCAGGAAGCGGATGACAGAGCCTTCACGCCCACCCTTTTCAACCATCAGGCCTCTTTCCAATGCTGCACGTTGAATTCTGAGAGTCAACGCACCATCTGCCTGCGGCTCACCAAATTTATTCAGTTCACCCTGTGGATTCTTGATTTCAACACCAAGCATCAGGCCTTTACCACGGACTTCAGCGATACAATTTACCCGGCTTTGGATCTTCTCCAGACCCATACGCAAGTACTGTCCTGCAATATTTGCATGCTCAACCAAATTATCACGCTGAATAATTTCAAGCGCTTTAGCACCTGAAACCATTGCCAATTGGTTACCACGAAACGTACCGGTATGTTCGCCAGCACGCCATGTATCGATTTCTTTTTTGAATACCAGTAACGACATTGGCAGACCACCACCAATCGCTTTGGACAGACAAAGAATATCCGGGATGATTCCCGCTTCTTCAAAAGCAAAGTTGTAGCCGGTTTTCCCAACACCACATTGCACTTCATCAAAAATCAGTAAGATGCCGTGCTCATCACAAATACGGCGTAGCTCACGCAGCCAGAAAGCAGGAGCAGGAACAACACCACCTTCACCCTGAACCGGCTCGACAATAATCGCGGCTGGCTTCATGATACCGGCTTCATCGTCTCCCAGCAGACGTTCAATATACCGAATGCTGGCACGGGCACCTTCTTCACCACCAAGGCCAAACGGGCAACGAATGTTATATGGGAATGGCATGAAATGAACATCAGACATTAACCCGGTACGACGGGCTTTGGTACTCAAATTACCCATCATTCCCATGGTGCCGTTGGTCATTCCATGATATGCGCCACGAAACGCAAACATGGTATTGCGACCAGTAGTCTGTTTAGCAAGCTTGATGGCGGCTTCTACAGCATCAGCACCGGAAGGTCCACAAAACTGAATCGCACAATTTTCTCCCAACTCTTCAGGAAGAAATGCCCGCACCTGCTTAATAAAGTGATCCTTTGCTGGTGTTGTCATATCCAGCGTTTGATAAGGAAGTCCCGAATCTAACTGTTCTTTGAGCGCCTGATTAATTTCCGGATGATTATATCCGAGCACTAAAGTACCGGCTCCGGCAAGACAGTCGAGAAAAACCTGACCACGTGTATCCTCAACCAAAGCGCCATATGCCTGCTTAATTGCAATCGGCAAACGGCGGGGATACGAGCGCACTTCAGATTCGTACTTTTCTTGATCTAAAAGTACCTGATCCGGCGTTAAATCATAAACACCATTCACATTTGGTGTTTGTGATGAAAAAACTGTTGAAAGATTTTGATTGACTTCAAAGGCAGTACTCATCTGCGCCCCCTCAGAAAAAATGCCCATCATTAGAAAATAAAAGTATCAATAATAAAGATGGGTAATAGCAACCGGCCTCCAACATCACCTGACAATCAGATAAATAACTGACAGACGTGTACAGAGACACCATAAAATAAACGGAAAATCAGCGATTGCTGGGAATCAAGGTTCAGTAATGCTTCTGTCTTGCTGAACAGGACACTGAGGAAGAACAAAGCTGATTAATGAAGATAAAATATGTGATTTCAACGTTGGGTTGCCCATTTTGATGCCGCTCCCACGACTAGAGTATCCCGTCTATCAGCAAAAGGACTTGCCGATACCTACCCTACGTAATGACACAATCAGCCCGAATGTTCACTACGCGTATCCCTCAGAAAATGCAACTCACTCCGAGATTGTCGCGAAATCTAACATACAAAGGACACGACTTGCAATTATTTTCTGTGAGCAACCCCAAGAAAAAACACACGAAAGTCTGGCTCCCGTGTGTTTTCAATAACATCTGGTGACATCTATTCTTGCCGCAAAATAGTCATGGTAAAAATATTAGGAGGCTATTTTGAAACATCTGAGGTTATCACCGTTCAGAAACCGCCACGTTTTCTGCTGGTGAAGACACTCTCAATAAAATATATCCAAGGACGGCGGCCAGAGTTGACCCCATCAGAATTCCCACTCTTGCATACGTATCCAGTTCTTCGGCAATTTCACCAAACGCCAGTGAAGAAATAAATATCGACATGGTAAAGCCGATTCCGCACAACACAGATACCGCAAAGATTTGCTTTAGTTTTACACCTTCAGGAAGTTTTGCAAAACCGAATTTCAGCGCAAGCCAGCTAAAACTAAACACGCCTAAAGGCTTTCCAATCAACAATCCCAGAGATACACCTAACGGAACCGTATGAGTCAGAATCTCAGTTGAAACCGCAGACATTGAAATACCAGCATTAGCGAAAGCAAAAACCGGCAAAATGGCAAAAGCGACATATGGATGTAACCAATGCTCCAATTGCTTTAATGGCGACGACCCACCATTTTTCCCCTTCAGAGGAATCGCAAAACCAAGAATGACACCGGCTAGTGTTGCATGTACTCCCGATTTCAGCACGGCGACCCAGAGAATCGCTCCAACCACCAGATAAGGTGTCAGACTCGTCACGCGCTTATAACTTAACAGAACAAGAAGCCCAACCATCGTCAGTCCGACAGATAAAGCGAGTGTTGACAGATCACTACTATAAAACAGGGCAATAATAACAATCACACCCAGGTCATCAATAATCGCCAGAGCCAGTAAAAAGACCTTCAGACTGAGCGGAACCCGGTTCCCGAGCAATGCCATAATCCCTAAAGCAAATGCAATATCAGTGGCTGCCGGAATCGCCCATCCCTGAACTGCCAGAGAGTCATTCTGATTTAGCAACGCATAAATTAGTGCCGGAGCTAGCATACCACCAACAGCAGCAATTGCTGGGAATACAGCTGTTTCCCGTTGCTTCAGAGCCCCTTCGAAAAGCTCCCGTTTCACTTCCAGACCAATCAACAGGAAAAATACCGCCATTAAGCCATCATTGATCCAATGCCGTAGTGACAGACCAAGTAACGGTATATGTAAAACCTCTTCATATAATGCCTGCTGGGAAGAGTTTGCGATCCACATGGCTAAAAACGATGCTAATACAAGCATAAGCCCACCGCTTGATTCCATCTTGAAGAATTTCCGGATCATGTCTGTCATTCTGGTACTCCTGTTGAGTCACTCTACAT includes these proteins:
- the nspC gene encoding carboxynorspermidine decarboxylase, giving the protein MQKSELKTPYFMIDESKLIRNLEIAQHLKEISGVKLVLALKCFSTWGVFDIIKPYLDGTTSSGPYEVQLGYETFGGETHAYSVGYSEDDVKAVADICDKMIFNSQSQLAAYRHLVEEKASLGLRLNPGVSYAGQDLANPARQFSRLGVQADHLDPAVFDSIDGAMFHMNCENKDVDAFIRLLDAISQQFGEYLDRLKWVSLGGGVFFTWPGYDVEKLGQALKEFSGKHQVQLYLEPGEAIITQTTDLVVTVVDIVENEMTTAIVDSATEAHRLDTLIYNEPASVYESSENGSYEYVIGSCSCLAGDQFCIAKFDQPLEIGQKLHLVDSAGYTMVKLNWFNGLRMPSVYCERSSGEVQKLNEFDYADFKRSLSQWCVQ
- a CDS encoding pyridoxal phosphate-dependent class III aminotransferase; amino-acid sequence: MSTAFEVNQNLSTVFSSQTPNVNGVYDLTPDQVLLDQEKYESEVRSYPRRLPIAIKQAYGALVEDTRGQVFLDCLAGAGTLVLGYNHPEINQALKEQLDSGLPYQTLDMTTPAKDHFIKQVRAFLPEELGENCAIQFCGPSGADAVEAAIKLAKQTTGRNTMFAFRGAYHGMTNGTMGMMGNLSTKARRTGLMSDVHFMPFPYNIRCPFGLGGEEGARASIRYIERLLGDDEAGIMKPAAIIVEPVQGEGGVVPAPAFWLRELRRICDEHGILLIFDEVQCGVGKTGYNFAFEEAGIIPDILCLSKAIGGGLPMSLLVFKKEIDTWRAGEHTGTFRGNQLAMVSGAKALEIIQRDNLVEHANIAGQYLRMGLEKIQSRVNCIAEVRGKGLMLGVEIKNPQGELNKFGEPQADGALTLRIQRAALERGLMVEKGGREGSVIRFLPPIIISYEQIDFALRVLEEAILAAGGGEKVPEAENQAAWKKHFIHTGYQGSQQFSKVMNHTTAAMKSIFDAVQAPYSGMDPLQLEQAIYAVDLDHKNALLTDVISDTAELVAKNSIIVQHPNCIAHLHTPPLLSSVAAEAMIGALNQSMDSWDQSSAATYVEQRVIDWMCTKYRLGDLADGVFTSGGTQSNQMGLQLARDWIADKLSGHSIQKLGLPDYADKLRIVCSENAHFTVQKSAYWMGLGEKAVLTVDTLPNGTMDASRLAGVIEQAKAEGLIPFAVVGTAGTTDHGAIDDLHTIADVAEQHGLWMHVDSAYGGALILSSHAERLSGIERARSITVDFHKLFYQTISCGAFLVKDKADFKYLLHHADYLNREHDTLPNLVDKSLSTTRRFDALKVYMTMQSVGPVALGEMYDHLIQQTQQVAQLIDNDPGYELLSQPSLSTVLFRAVHPAVTDLDALNQKVRLEALTRGVAVLGETVINGQTAMKLTILNPCLDISDFESLMEKITQLTSELVG
- a CDS encoding carboxynorspermidine synthase; its protein translation is MSILQIGAGGVGWVVAHKAAQNNDILGDITIASRTITKCEKIIESVRRKGNLKDTQKKLEAREVNADDIDSLVALIHEVQPDLVINVGPPWVNIHVMEACYRAKVSYLDTSVAVDLCSEGQQVPEAYDWQWGYRDKFKEAGITGILGAGFDPGVVSVFAAYAVKHLFDEIDSIDVMDVNAGDHGKKFATNFDPETNMLEIQGDSFYWDNNEWKQVGCHTRMHEFDFPVVGRHKVYSMAHDEVRSLKEFIPAKRIEFWMGFGDRYLNYFNVMRDIGLLSPDPVTLPDGREVQPLHVLKALLPDPTSLAPGYKGNTCIGTWVQGKKGGEERSVFLYNIADHEVAYHDVEHQAISYTTGVPAITAAIQFFQKQWAEPGVFNMEQLDPDPFLKTMPQIGLDWDMQELEVRQPEIQILK
- a CDS encoding methyl-accepting chemotaxis protein translates to MSMLRNMKVSLKLACLVFVAIIGFIVLLVIADQTLKRNLLHEKEQRMSAVVESVISQITHLDQTLPLEEAQKQAKIVLNSIRFDNGNYLFTINKSRYVIVHPLKPQLNGKQMGQPNNPADKRWFDFVEAGQKPNGGMVLYRFENLDGKMADKLSYLNNYAPWGWIIGSGMLVADIDEEIFSQLIKMGLSTLAIVIAMIILGAIISRAIVLPLDKIKDAMRHVVNGDMTVEIPISGKDEIGILAQRINESISAVRTALYESVTSAKQLSEAANRIAASAEDTSQAVSSQRDQLTQIATAMNEMSATVADVANHAESTAKDTIEASQEAGLGDKDVSSSVDSIKLLSKELEVASDRVNKLKEGVMEISEVTSVISGISEQTNLLALNAAIEAARAGEQGRGFAVVADEVRNLASRTNQSTEEIQSTINRLQQLAVSTADAMQKSQDLAYNSVQCAEGSGSDLKLIVNHIQHISDKSAQIATAAEEQSAVAEEMNRNISGINDAALEMSSSATTLARESENLAGMSRQLDDKLMMFKL
- the nhaA gene encoding Na+/H+ antiporter NhaA; its protein translation is MTDMIRKFFKMESSGGLMLVLASFLAMWIANSSQQALYEEVLHIPLLGLSLRHWINDGLMAVFFLLIGLEVKRELFEGALKQRETAVFPAIAAVGGMLAPALIYALLNQNDSLAVQGWAIPAATDIAFALGIMALLGNRVPLSLKVFLLALAIIDDLGVIVIIALFYSSDLSTLALSVGLTMVGLLVLLSYKRVTSLTPYLVVGAILWVAVLKSGVHATLAGVILGFAIPLKGKNGGSSPLKQLEHWLHPYVAFAILPVFAFANAGISMSAVSTEILTHTVPLGVSLGLLIGKPLGVFSFSWLALKFGFAKLPEGVKLKQIFAVSVLCGIGFTMSIFISSLAFGEIAEELDTYARVGILMGSTLAAVLGYILLRVSSPAENVAVSER